In Oreochromis niloticus isolate F11D_XX linkage group LG5, O_niloticus_UMD_NMBU, whole genome shotgun sequence, a single window of DNA contains:
- the LOC100696629 gene encoding alpha-1,3-galactosyltransferase 2 isoform X3, which translates to MEKCTLEHGKLPTLDNSVDVSLDFWSRTDVQTCTTWKAPIIWEGMFDPKIYDQNHKKEGSSVALTVFAVGRYLDEYLETFLNSSEHHFMVGLPVSYYVFTDMPEKVPHIDLGPQRTLKVIKVQRHSRWQDISMMRMKVISDVIESDIRHHSTHVFCFDVDQVFTGRFGSEALGDSVALLHAYYYHLPKSYYTYDRNPKSKAYMETGDFYYHAAVFGGSWKSVKSLAEACYQNIMEDKQNNVEALWHDESHLNKYLWLHKPSRVLSPEYCWDTQIGYRSDIQVTRLLWAPKQYDKLRTP; encoded by the exons ATGGAAAAATGCACACTGGAACATGGAAAGCTGCCAACCCTGGACAACAGCGTTGATGTCAGCCTCGACTTTTG GTCTCGAACTGACGTTCAAACATGCACAACTTGGAAAGCTCCTATTATCTGGGAGGGGATGTTTGACCCTAAAATTTACGACCAGAACCACAAGAAGGAAGGATCCTCTGTTGCTCTAACAGTGTTTGCTGTGGGAAG GTACTTGGACGAATACCTCGAGACCTTTCTGAACTCCTCAGAACACCACTTTATGGTGGGTTTGCCTGTGTCCTACTACGTATTTACAGACATGCCAGAGAAGGTCCCGCACATCGATCTCGGTCCTCAGCGAACCTTGAAAGTGATCAAAGTGCAACGGCACTCAAGATGGCAGGACATTTCGATGATGCGAATGAAGGTGATATCAGATGTCATAGAGTCTGATATTCGCCACCACTCCACGCATGTCTTCTGCTTCGATGTAGATCAGGTGTTCACTGGGAGATTTGGCTCAGAGGCTCTGGGAGACTCTGTGGCTCTGCTCCATGCCTACTACTACCACCTTCCAAAGAGTTACTATACTTATGACCGAAACCCGAAATCCAAGGCTTACATGGAAACCGGGGATTTCTACTATCACGCTGCTGTCTTTGGAGGTTCATGGAAAAGCGTAAAATCTCTGGCTGAGGCCTGCTACCAAAACATCATGGAGGATAAACAAAATAACGTGGAGGCTTTGTGGCACGATGAAAGCCACCTAAACAAATACCTGTGGCTGCACAAACCCAGCAGGGTGCTTTCTCCAGAGTACTGCTGGGATACCCAAATCGGCTACAGGAGTGACATTCAAGTCACCCGACTGCTATGGGCACCAAAACAATATGATAAACTGCGCACACCTTAG
- the LOC100696629 gene encoding alpha-1,3-galactosyltransferase 2 isoform X2, with protein sequence MNIFIGFQPMEKCTLEHGKLPTLDNSVDVSLDFWSRTDVQTCTTWKAPIIWEGMFDPKIYDQNHKKEGSSVALTVFAVGRYLDEYLETFLNSSEHHFMVGLPVSYYVFTDMPEKVPHIDLGPQRTLKVIKVQRHSRWQDISMMRMKVISDVIESDIRHHSTHVFCFDVDQVFTGRFGSEALGDSVALLHAYYYHLPKSYYTYDRNPKSKAYMETGDFYYHAAVFGGSWKSVKSLAEACYQNIMEDKQNNVEALWHDESHLNKYLWLHKPSRVLSPEYCWDTQIGYRSDIQVTRLLWAPKQYDKLRTP encoded by the exons ATGAA TATTTTCATAGGTTTCCAACCCATGGAAAAATGCACACTGGAACATGGAAAGCTGCCAACCCTGGACAACAGCGTTGATGTCAGCCTCGACTTTTG GTCTCGAACTGACGTTCAAACATGCACAACTTGGAAAGCTCCTATTATCTGGGAGGGGATGTTTGACCCTAAAATTTACGACCAGAACCACAAGAAGGAAGGATCCTCTGTTGCTCTAACAGTGTTTGCTGTGGGAAG GTACTTGGACGAATACCTCGAGACCTTTCTGAACTCCTCAGAACACCACTTTATGGTGGGTTTGCCTGTGTCCTACTACGTATTTACAGACATGCCAGAGAAGGTCCCGCACATCGATCTCGGTCCTCAGCGAACCTTGAAAGTGATCAAAGTGCAACGGCACTCAAGATGGCAGGACATTTCGATGATGCGAATGAAGGTGATATCAGATGTCATAGAGTCTGATATTCGCCACCACTCCACGCATGTCTTCTGCTTCGATGTAGATCAGGTGTTCACTGGGAGATTTGGCTCAGAGGCTCTGGGAGACTCTGTGGCTCTGCTCCATGCCTACTACTACCACCTTCCAAAGAGTTACTATACTTATGACCGAAACCCGAAATCCAAGGCTTACATGGAAACCGGGGATTTCTACTATCACGCTGCTGTCTTTGGAGGTTCATGGAAAAGCGTAAAATCTCTGGCTGAGGCCTGCTACCAAAACATCATGGAGGATAAACAAAATAACGTGGAGGCTTTGTGGCACGATGAAAGCCACCTAAACAAATACCTGTGGCTGCACAAACCCAGCAGGGTGCTTTCTCCAGAGTACTGCTGGGATACCCAAATCGGCTACAGGAGTGACATTCAAGTCACCCGACTGCTATGGGCACCAAAACAATATGATAAACTGCGCACACCTTAG
- the LOC100696629 gene encoding alpha-1,3-galactosyltransferase 2 isoform X1, whose translation MRFFQNTKCTLKCLLWVPAALCALYFTCSSMNIFIGFQPMEKCTLEHGKLPTLDNSVDVSLDFWSRTDVQTCTTWKAPIIWEGMFDPKIYDQNHKKEGSSVALTVFAVGRYLDEYLETFLNSSEHHFMVGLPVSYYVFTDMPEKVPHIDLGPQRTLKVIKVQRHSRWQDISMMRMKVISDVIESDIRHHSTHVFCFDVDQVFTGRFGSEALGDSVALLHAYYYHLPKSYYTYDRNPKSKAYMETGDFYYHAAVFGGSWKSVKSLAEACYQNIMEDKQNNVEALWHDESHLNKYLWLHKPSRVLSPEYCWDTQIGYRSDIQVTRLLWAPKQYDKLRTP comes from the exons ATGAg ATTCTTCCAGAACACAAAGTGCACGCTGAAATGTTTGCTTTGGGTTCCGGCTGCACTCTGTGCTCTCTACTTCACATGTTCATCCATGAA TATTTTCATAGGTTTCCAACCCATGGAAAAATGCACACTGGAACATGGAAAGCTGCCAACCCTGGACAACAGCGTTGATGTCAGCCTCGACTTTTG GTCTCGAACTGACGTTCAAACATGCACAACTTGGAAAGCTCCTATTATCTGGGAGGGGATGTTTGACCCTAAAATTTACGACCAGAACCACAAGAAGGAAGGATCCTCTGTTGCTCTAACAGTGTTTGCTGTGGGAAG GTACTTGGACGAATACCTCGAGACCTTTCTGAACTCCTCAGAACACCACTTTATGGTGGGTTTGCCTGTGTCCTACTACGTATTTACAGACATGCCAGAGAAGGTCCCGCACATCGATCTCGGTCCTCAGCGAACCTTGAAAGTGATCAAAGTGCAACGGCACTCAAGATGGCAGGACATTTCGATGATGCGAATGAAGGTGATATCAGATGTCATAGAGTCTGATATTCGCCACCACTCCACGCATGTCTTCTGCTTCGATGTAGATCAGGTGTTCACTGGGAGATTTGGCTCAGAGGCTCTGGGAGACTCTGTGGCTCTGCTCCATGCCTACTACTACCACCTTCCAAAGAGTTACTATACTTATGACCGAAACCCGAAATCCAAGGCTTACATGGAAACCGGGGATTTCTACTATCACGCTGCTGTCTTTGGAGGTTCATGGAAAAGCGTAAAATCTCTGGCTGAGGCCTGCTACCAAAACATCATGGAGGATAAACAAAATAACGTGGAGGCTTTGTGGCACGATGAAAGCCACCTAAACAAATACCTGTGGCTGCACAAACCCAGCAGGGTGCTTTCTCCAGAGTACTGCTGGGATACCCAAATCGGCTACAGGAGTGACATTCAAGTCACCCGACTGCTATGGGCACCAAAACAATATGATAAACTGCGCACACCTTAG